Proteins encoded by one window of Actinocorallia herbida:
- a CDS encoding AMP-dependent synthetase/ligase — protein sequence MSHPKTLVEAFQNTVAEIPDEVALRTPGGAQSYTWAQYAAKVEHLARALHKLGIRRGDRVALMLTNRPEFNFVDTAALHLGAIPFSIYNTSSPEQIAYIIGHAGPKIAVAEDQFVARLTEGGAASLDHLINVADLDALVPDEEFDFASTWKSVDPDAVITLIYTSGTTGPPKGVETTHRAALANAAGLAAGFEVRRGDRVTSYLPSAHAVDRMASHWLHMLHGTVVTSVADITQILGALGEVRPTVWAAVPRVWEKMKNGIQALLAGADEEKRKAAEWAFDVGLRKVRLEQSGQPVPEELAKEYELADQLVFATIRQLLGLDEMRYAFSGAAAAPKETLEFLLAMGLRVVEAWGMTEVTSVAISNPIDAPKIGTVGKVMPGMEARIADDGELLVRGSWVMKGYRGDPEKTAEAIDAEGWLHTGDVATIDADGYITLVDRKKELIINAAGKNMSPSNIENTIRAHNPMLGGIIVVGEGRPYNVAVFSLDPDAVAGYAAANALPADPAVLAKEPAILAVVQEGVDQANAKLSRVEQIKKFAIVGGYWEPGGDELTPTMKLRRKPIHSKYAEEIEGLYT from the coding sequence ATGTCCCACCCCAAGACCCTCGTAGAGGCGTTCCAGAACACGGTCGCCGAGATACCCGACGAGGTGGCCCTGCGCACTCCGGGCGGCGCCCAGAGCTACACGTGGGCTCAGTACGCCGCCAAGGTGGAGCACCTCGCGCGCGCGCTGCACAAGCTCGGCATCAGGCGCGGCGACAGGGTCGCGCTGATGCTCACCAACCGTCCGGAGTTCAACTTCGTCGACACCGCGGCGCTGCACCTGGGCGCGATCCCGTTCTCGATCTACAACACCAGCTCGCCCGAGCAGATCGCCTACATCATCGGGCACGCCGGACCGAAGATCGCGGTCGCCGAGGACCAGTTCGTCGCGCGGCTCACCGAAGGCGGCGCGGCGTCCCTCGACCACCTCATCAACGTCGCCGACCTCGACGCCCTGGTACCGGACGAAGAGTTCGACTTCGCTTCCACCTGGAAGTCCGTCGACCCCGACGCCGTCATCACCCTCATCTACACCTCGGGCACGACCGGCCCGCCCAAGGGCGTGGAGACCACCCACCGGGCGGCCCTGGCCAACGCCGCAGGGCTCGCCGCGGGCTTCGAGGTCCGGCGCGGCGACCGCGTCACCTCCTACCTGCCCTCCGCCCACGCGGTGGACCGGATGGCCTCGCACTGGCTGCACATGCTGCACGGCACGGTCGTCACCTCGGTCGCCGACATCACCCAGATCCTCGGCGCGCTCGGCGAGGTCCGCCCGACGGTCTGGGCCGCGGTCCCGCGCGTGTGGGAGAAGATGAAGAACGGCATCCAGGCGCTGCTGGCCGGGGCCGACGAGGAGAAGCGCAAGGCCGCCGAATGGGCCTTCGACGTCGGTCTGCGCAAGGTGCGGCTGGAGCAGTCCGGCCAGCCCGTCCCGGAGGAACTGGCGAAGGAGTACGAGCTGGCCGACCAGCTCGTCTTCGCCACCATCCGCCAGCTCCTCGGCCTCGACGAGATGCGCTACGCCTTCTCCGGGGCCGCGGCGGCCCCGAAGGAGACCTTGGAGTTCCTGCTCGCGATGGGCCTGCGCGTCGTCGAGGCCTGGGGCATGACCGAGGTGACCTCGGTGGCGATCTCCAACCCGATCGACGCGCCGAAGATCGGCACCGTCGGCAAGGTCATGCCGGGCATGGAGGCCAGGATCGCCGACGACGGCGAGCTGCTGGTGCGCGGCTCCTGGGTGATGAAGGGCTACCGGGGCGACCCGGAGAAGACCGCGGAGGCGATCGACGCCGAGGGCTGGCTGCACACCGGGGACGTCGCCACGATCGACGCCGACGGCTACATCACCCTGGTCGACCGCAAGAAGGAACTGATCATCAACGCGGCGGGCAAGAACATGTCGCCGAGCAACATCGAGAACACCATCCGGGCGCACAACCCGATGCTCGGCGGGATCATCGTGGTCGGCGAGGGGCGGCCCTACAACGTCGCGGTGTTCTCGCTCGACCCCGACGCGGTCGCGGGCTACGCCGCGGCGAACGCGCTGCCCGCCGACCCGGCCGTCCTGGCCAAGGAGCCGGCGATCCTCGCGGTGGTGCAAGAGGGCGTGGACCAGGCCAACGCGAAGCTGTCCCGGGTGGAGCAGATCAAGAAGTTCGCGATC